One stretch of Thermoplasmata archaeon DNA includes these proteins:
- a CDS encoding sodium-translocating pyrophosphatase, which yields MVTEIQLWEIFILVASLIGLLYAAVQSILLLRIPVEDKKAQEISNAIKEGSEAYMKRQYTTVFIFAAILAILIFIAYYFQAGTNEAWKVALGFVVGATGSAVAGLIGMNISVRTNVRTAIRAKQGLNPALKIAFRGGSVTGLSVVSLSLLGLIVFYIWYGSPLLMVGYIFGASLISLFARVGGGIFTKGADVGADLIGKVEVGIPEDDPRNPAVIADNVGDNVGDCAGMGADLFETYVVTAVSSMLLAFLISGTYGGINMKSNGVLFPLAVGGVAILATIIGTFFIKKGENQRIMIALYKGLIVTVIISAIGFYFIDYTLMNSNIAIFVDTLIGIIIMLIMVYVSEYYTSERFKPVAKIAKASTTGAGTNIITGLGNGLQATFIPAIVIVAGIIISYSITYMSFGNSSAMGLYGIAVATASLLSGTGMIISIDSYGPITDNAGGIAEMAGFDEKTRNEVTDPLDAVGNTTKAVTKGYAIGSAALGALILFAAFKTIVANYGITSFEIDNPLVVSGLLIGAILPFLFTSFLMNAVGEAASAIVVEVRRQFKEKKGILEGTEKPDYGKAVDIVTKEALHQLIVPAIIAVLSPIFVGFILGPLALGGMLLGVILSGFPLAIMMTVGGGAWDNAKKYIEKGNYGGKGSDAHKAAVVGDTVGDATKDTAGPAINPLIKVVNTISILFIVIMVAHYLLHI from the coding sequence TCATATTTGCTGCAATACTGGCTATACTTATTTTTATAGCATATTACTTCCAGGCTGGTACTAATGAAGCATGGAAAGTAGCATTGGGATTTGTGGTAGGAGCAACAGGCTCTGCGGTTGCAGGTTTAATAGGAATGAACATATCTGTTAGAACTAATGTAAGAACTGCTATAAGAGCAAAACAGGGTTTAAACCCAGCCCTAAAAATTGCATTCAGAGGTGGAAGCGTCACAGGTCTCAGCGTCGTTTCTTTGTCTTTGCTGGGATTGATAGTTTTTTATATATGGTACGGCAGTCCTCTTCTGATGGTAGGGTATATATTTGGTGCGTCCTTAATCAGCCTCTTTGCAAGAGTTGGTGGTGGAATTTTCACTAAAGGTGCTGATGTGGGAGCAGATCTTATAGGCAAGGTTGAGGTGGGAATACCTGAAGATGATCCTAGAAATCCAGCAGTTATTGCAGATAATGTAGGAGATAATGTAGGAGACTGCGCAGGCATGGGCGCGGACCTGTTCGAGACTTATGTGGTAACAGCAGTATCTTCAATGTTGCTCGCATTTCTAATAAGTGGGACATATGGTGGCATAAATATGAAGAGCAACGGTGTGCTATTTCCACTGGCAGTTGGAGGCGTAGCGATACTGGCTACTATCATCGGAACGTTCTTTATTAAAAAAGGAGAGAATCAGAGAATAATGATTGCTTTGTACAAAGGATTGATAGTAACAGTAATCATTTCAGCCATAGGATTTTACTTTATAGATTATACCTTGATGAACAGTAATATAGCCATATTCGTGGATACATTGATAGGTATAATCATAATGCTTATCATGGTATATGTATCTGAATACTACACTTCTGAACGATTTAAACCGGTTGCAAAAATAGCAAAAGCATCTACTACAGGAGCAGGAACAAATATTATTACAGGACTGGGCAATGGGCTTCAGGCTACATTTATTCCGGCTATAGTAATAGTAGCAGGTATAATAATTTCATATTCCATCACATACATGTCGTTCGGCAACTCAAGCGCAATGGGCTTATATGGTATTGCGGTTGCAACAGCAAGTCTTTTATCCGGCACGGGCATGATAATATCGATTGATTCTTACGGTCCTATCACCGACAATGCAGGCGGTATTGCTGAAATGGCAGGATTTGATGAAAAGACCAGAAACGAGGTTACAGATCCTTTAGATGCAGTTGGTAATACTACCAAAGCAGTAACAAAAGGATATGCGATAGGCAGTGCTGCGCTAGGAGCGTTGATATTATTTGCTGCATTCAAAACAATAGTTGCAAACTATGGTATTACATCATTTGAGATCGACAATCCACTTGTAGTTTCAGGGTTATTAATAGGTGCAATTTTACCATTCCTCTTTACATCATTTCTAATGAACGCTGTAGGAGAAGCAGCTTCTGCCATCGTAGTAGAGGTAAGGAGACAGTTTAAAGAGAAAAAAGGAATACTTGAAGGAACAGAAAAACCTGATTACGGCAAGGCAGTAGATATAGTTACAAAAGAAGCGTTGCACCAGCTAATTGTTCCAGCAATTATTGCAGTGTTATCTCCAATTTTTGTAGGATTCATACTTGGTCCGTTAGCACTAGGCGGTATGCTGTTAGGTGTTATATTATCCGGTTTCCCGCTCGCAATAATGATGACAGTAGGCGGTGGCGCATGGGATAACGCAAAGAAATACATAGAGAAAGGAAACTATGGTGGAAAAGGCTCTGATGCACACAAGGCTGCCGTTGTTGGAGATACTGTCGGTGATGCAACAAAAGATACTGCAGGCCCGGCTATAAACCCGCTCATCAAAGTTGTGAATACGATATCCATTCTATTTATAGTCATAATGGTTGCACACTATCTGCTTCACATATAA